In Candidatus Hydrogenedentota bacterium, one DNA window encodes the following:
- a CDS encoding BMC domain-containing protein has product MSVLGMVEFAAIAVGIRASDAMVKAAPVELLESRPITPGKYMTLVTGSVAAVEASVAAGVADAGQVNVVESFVLANLHEQVLPAIKGTEPGRDIEAVGVIESSAAAAIVEAADAACKAAPIQLITLHLANHIGGKGYTTFTGILADVEASVEAGARAAGEHLVERVVIPNPYPEICGYLIKRPSW; this is encoded by the coding sequence GTGTCGGTTCTAGGAATGGTCGAATTCGCGGCAATCGCCGTAGGCATCCGAGCCAGCGACGCAATGGTCAAGGCGGCGCCGGTCGAGTTGCTGGAATCGCGCCCCATTACGCCTGGCAAGTATATGACCTTGGTCACCGGCAGCGTTGCGGCGGTTGAGGCTTCGGTGGCTGCTGGCGTTGCGGACGCGGGGCAGGTCAACGTGGTTGAGAGCTTCGTGCTCGCGAATCTCCACGAACAAGTTCTGCCTGCCATCAAGGGGACTGAGCCGGGGCGGGACATCGAGGCGGTCGGCGTGATTGAATCGTCTGCCGCAGCCGCGATTGTCGAGGCAGCGGACGCTGCCTGTAAGGCCGCGCCCATTCAGCTAATCACGCTGCATCTCGCAAACCACATCGGAGGAAAGGGGTACACAACCTTCACCGGTATCCTGGCCGACGTGGAAGCCTCCGTGGAAGCTGGCGCGCGGGCTGCGGGGGAGCACCTCGTGGAGCGGGTTGTCATACCCAACCCGTATCCCGAGATTTGCGGCTATTTGATCAAGCGCCCGAGTTGGTAA